A single window of Pseudobdellovibrionaceae bacterium DNA harbors:
- a CDS encoding HNH endonuclease, with protein MTNRELHLKTKSVAKTYLQIEADLVALLIEMDRRRAFRDLGYASLFQYCVLELKLSEAVTSAFITVSRKAAVVPDLMEALETQILTVSKAAKITSALDIQHVEETKQVIKFASQHSAAETEKWLREKKGLETLHTLKIDSATMAKLKKARALTKRDFALEEILGLVLDEFIQKHDPIEKAKRSLGRSASGKAASKKRTPLPVRTSRNMTNAAYPVLSPRTESQTPMPERSPSVGIEHPAPKPTSNSLDSLNTKVLPTSAPPPRKSSARRPLPARIKHIVITRDKNRCTHEIRPGLRCPNDKFLEIHHRRPLQHGGADTPENLVLLCAAHHRHHHQDL; from the coding sequence ATGACGAATCGAGAACTGCACCTCAAAACAAAATCCGTCGCGAAAACCTACCTGCAGATCGAGGCTGACCTCGTGGCGCTCCTCATCGAGATGGATCGCCGCCGCGCCTTCCGCGATCTCGGGTATGCGAGTCTCTTTCAGTACTGCGTGCTCGAACTCAAACTCTCCGAAGCGGTGACGTCGGCTTTTATCACGGTTTCCAGAAAAGCCGCGGTCGTTCCCGATCTGATGGAGGCTCTCGAAACCCAAATTCTCACCGTATCAAAAGCCGCGAAGATCACGTCCGCACTGGATATCCAGCACGTCGAAGAAACCAAGCAGGTGATCAAGTTCGCTTCTCAGCATTCGGCCGCGGAAACGGAAAAGTGGCTTCGTGAGAAGAAGGGGCTCGAAACTCTCCATACGCTGAAAATCGATTCAGCCACGATGGCGAAACTCAAAAAAGCGCGAGCTCTGACGAAACGCGATTTCGCGCTCGAGGAAATTCTCGGCCTCGTGCTGGACGAATTCATTCAAAAACATGATCCCATCGAAAAGGCGAAACGTAGCCTTGGTCGGAGCGCGTCCGGGAAGGCCGCCTCCAAAAAACGCACTCCACTTCCGGTGCGGACCTCCAGAAATATGACGAACGCCGCATATCCAGTGTTGTCTCCGCGGACGGAGAGTCAAACTCCCATGCCGGAGCGGAGTCCTTCCGTTGGCATTGAACATCCCGCACCGAAACCGACGTCAAATTCGCTCGATAGCTTGAACACGAAAGTCTTGCCCACGTCCGCACCTCCCCCGCGGAAATCCTCCGCGCGCAGGCCACTCCCGGCCCGCATCAAACACATCGTGATCACCCGGGACAAAAACCGTTGCACGCACGAGATCCGTCCCGGCTTGCGTTGCCCGAACGACAAGTTTCTGGAGATCCATCACCGCCGACCGCTCCAGCATGGCGGCGCGGATACTCCCGAAAACCTCGTGCTCCTCTGCGCGGCCCACCACCGTCACCACCACCAGGACCTCTGA